DNA sequence from the Agromyces aureus genome:
TCAAGCACGGCATCACGATCGTGAACGCACCCGGCACGATCGACGCGGGCTACCGCGGCGAGATCAAGGTCGCATTGTTGAACACCGATTCGAGCGCGCCGCATGCGATCGAGGTGGGCGACCGCATCGCCCAGCTCATCGTCATGCCCGTGAGTCGAGCGAGGTTCGTCGCCGTCGAGCGGCTCCCCGGGAGCCAGCGAGGCGAGGGGGGATTCGGCTCCACCGGATTCGGTGAGCACAAGTCAGGAGAGAGCGCGTGAGCGATATCGAGAACGTCGACGAAGTCCCCGTCGACCACCCCAAGTCCGCACCCGACGACCGAGCGTCCGCGGGCCCGTTCGACGAGTCCGAGGCGAACCCCGTTCGTCCGTACGTCGATCTCGGCGGACTGAAGGTCCTGCCGCGCGAGGGGCTCCACGTGCGCCTCGAGGTCGAGGAGGGCACCAAGCGGGTCGTGGCGATCGGCCTCGACTACGCGAATTCGACGCTGCAGGTGCAGCCGTTCGCGGCTCCGCGCAACAGCGGACTCTGGCACGAGATCCGGTCGCAGATCGCCGAGCAGATCGCCCGTCAGGGCGGCACGACGACGGTGCGCGAGGGGGCGTTCGGGCCCGAGGTCCTGGCGCAGATCCCGGTCGCCGCAGCCGAGGGCCAGGCCGGCCACCAGCGTCTCGCCCGGTTCATCGGCGTCGACGGTCCCAGGTGGTTCCTCCGCGGCGTCATCGCCGGCGAGGCCGCGGTCGATCCGACCGCTGCAGCCAAGATCGAGGACCTCTTCCGGTCGATCGTGGTGGTGCGCGGCTCGACGCCGATGCCGCCCCGCGACCTGATCCCGCTGCGCATGCCGAGCACCTCAGCCGGCGCGCCGACCACGTAGCGATGGCCGATCCCGACGCGACCCCGTCCGCCAGCGAAGAGCGGGCGGATGCCGCGACCGCCGACGCGACCTCGGGGGAGTTCGCCCGTCAGATGGCCGCGGCCGCCGAGCGCAGCGGTCTTGGCGCGCTCGCCCGCGACGACAAGCTGAGTGGCGGCGACCTGCTGAGGGCGATCGGCGGAGTCCGTGGCGTCCTCGAGGCGCTCCTGCCCGGGCTCGTGTTCCTCGTGACGTACGCCGTGCTCACGAGCCTCATGGGCTGGCCGACGCAAGATGCCCTCGTTCCCGCACTCGCGGCATCCGTCGGGCTCGCGGTCGTGTTCACGGCCGTGCGTCTCGCGACCAAGGGTCAGCCCACGCAGGCGATCGCTGGACTCATCGGCGTCCTCGCCTCCGCGGCGCTGTCGCTGTGGTCCGGCGATGCGCGCGACAACTACGTGCTCGGGTTCTTCACGAACGCCGCGTACGCGATCGCCCTGCTCATCTCGCTGCTGGTGCGCTGGCCGGCCATCGGCGTGATCGTCGGCTTCCTGATGGGCGACGGCACCGCGTGGCGAACCGATCGGCGCAAGATGCGCGCGGCGCAGTTCCTCACGATCGTCTGGATCTGCTTCTTCGCGGCACGGTTGA
Encoded proteins:
- a CDS encoding DUF3159 domain-containing protein — its product is MADPDATPSASEERADAATADATSGEFARQMAAAAERSGLGALARDDKLSGGDLLRAIGGVRGVLEALLPGLVFLVTYAVLTSLMGWPTQDALVPALAASVGLAVVFTAVRLATKGQPTQAIAGLIGVLASAALSLWSGDARDNYVLGFFTNAAYAIALLISLLVRWPAIGVIVGFLMGDGTAWRTDRRKMRAAQFLTIVWICFFAARLIVQVPLYFVDNVAALGLTRLLMGVPLYALVLVFSWLVVRAVYPSSARTAE
- a CDS encoding DUF3710 domain-containing protein, with product MSDIENVDEVPVDHPKSAPDDRASAGPFDESEANPVRPYVDLGGLKVLPREGLHVRLEVEEGTKRVVAIGLDYANSTLQVQPFAAPRNSGLWHEIRSQIAEQIARQGGTTTVREGAFGPEVLAQIPVAAAEGQAGHQRLARFIGVDGPRWFLRGVIAGEAAVDPTAAAKIEDLFRSIVVVRGSTPMPPRDLIPLRMPSTSAGAPTT
- the dut gene encoding dUTP diphosphatase, yielding MTDSVEVLITADRVPAYAHAGDAGADLHAAEAIVLQPGARAAVGTGVAIALPDGYVGFVVPRSGLAFKHGITIVNAPGTIDAGYRGEIKVALLNTDSSAPHAIEVGDRIAQLIVMPVSRARFVAVERLPGSQRGEGGFGSTGFGEHKSGESA